Proteins co-encoded in one Triticum urartu cultivar G1812 unplaced genomic scaffold, Tu2.1 TuUngrouped_contig_404, whole genome shotgun sequence genomic window:
- the LOC125527484 gene encoding uncharacterized protein LOC125527484: protein MAAGLNHLVVFWSGRGIHITVAVSFAVQVTLQLLADIRRRADWPMLRAIIWSAYMLADTTAIYALGHLSVVVTLPEHGLLALWAPLLLVHLGCQDNITAYSIEDNRLWLRHLQAFGVQLLAAGYVLYASSILLHPSLLRSAAILMYVFGVLKYGERLGALIGANSCASSNLVITSYMDYGAEPAAGFPADYYPEEMVQEVNELVIAYSLLDIPKKMFEGPTRYVKIENETRYGGAFMLEVVGMQLTMMYDLLYTKAAVVHTWYGFLVRLISLPFTVAALQLLYALSDEDGYRRADVIVTKVLLIGAVVQEAISVLRFMFSMWSAALLHERKWYLLGRLAQTPELIFSKLVSQIARSEQTYWSGHMRQHSLFKVSHHTKHSKGSRIAKRMGLEDLWDSTFYSWSTRVPRDIIRMVLVLVSTTEARQVVPLPNGIGTEAGQGAPSHGTGTEARPVGIEKSRGRDALWRHSISLGKDLAWSVELDLDESILVWHIATHVYIKWYRENIPSGTTMDETEKIRGLFDATDALCNYMFYLLVGRPYMLPYPVTRQRYVQLCHDCNTRLRKRLYVNALLGAILEQKDALIRGSPIQPNADGGITGVSQSGGTAQPSVNNIGESINNTLDLGCKLAAQLLNTAQRDAGDALRLLEMVFEVWVEMLCYTAYNCNEKSHAKNLTNGGELMTIVSLMMVYKSNGFIKDKSRRRRH from the coding sequence ATGGCAGCTGGATTGAATCACCTAGTGGTCTTTTGGAGTGGACGGGGAATCCATATCACGGTGGCGGTGAGCTTCGCAGTGCAGGTCACGCTTCAGCTCTTGGCAGATATTCGTCGACGCGCAGACTGGCCCATGCTAAGGGCTATCATTTGGTCAGCGTACATGCTGGCGGACACGACGGCCATATACGCCCTGGGTCACCTGTCCGTGGTTGTCACTTTGCCCGAGCACGGCCTTTTGGCGCTCTGGGCGCCGCTGTTGCTGGTGCACCTTGGTTGTCAAGATAACATCACCGCCTATTCCATCGAGGACAACCGGCTGTGGCTCCGTCACCTTCAGGCTTTCGGAGTGCAGCTCCTCGCAGCTGGCTATGTGTTGTATGCGTCCTCCATTCTCTTACACCCGTCCTTGCTCCGCTCGGCCGCCATCCTCATGTATGTGTTCGGGGTTCTCAAGTACGGGGAAAGACTAGGGGCGCTCATTGGTGCCAACAGCTGTGCCAGTAGCAACCTAGTCATCACCAGCTACATGGATTATGGCGCTGAGCCGGCGGCTGGTTTTCCTGCAGACTACTATCCTGAGGAAATGGTACAGGAAGTCAACGAGCTAGTCATAGCTTACTCACTGTTGGACATCCCCAAGAAAATGTTTGAGGGACCGACACGTTATGTGAAAATTGAGAACGAGACACGTTATGGAGGAGCCTTTATGTTGGAAGTGGTCGGGATGCAGCTCACGATGATGTACGACCTCTTGTACACCAAGGCTGCGGTGGTGCACACCTGGTATGGCTTTCTCGTCCGTCTCATCTCGCTACCTTTTACTGTGGCTGCACTCCAGTTGCTCTATGCATTGAGCGACGAAGATGGTTACAGAAGAGCAGATGTCATTGTGACCAAAGTTTTGCTCATTGGTGCAGTTGTCCAGGAGGCCATTTCAGTGCTGAGGTTCATGTTCTCCATGTGGTCAGCCGCACTGCTGCATGAAAGAAAATGGTATTTGCTTGGCAGGTTGGCTCAGACACCTGAACTGATCTTCTCCAAATTAGTCTCGCAAATTGCACGAAGTGAACAAACCTACTGGTCGGGCCACATGCGCCAACATAGCTTGTTTAAGGTGTCCCATCACACTAAACACAGCAAAGGCAGCAGAATCGCAAAAAGGATGGGACTGGAGGACCTGTGGGATTCAACCTTCTACTCCTGGTCCACTCGTGTCCCCAGAGATATCATTCGCATGGTGTTGGTCCTAGTGTCGACAACTGAAGCCAGACAGGTCGTTCCATTACCTAATGGTATTGGAACTGAAGCCGGGCAGGGTGCTCCGTCTCATGGTACCGGAACTGAAGCTAGGCCGGTTGGCATCGAGAAATCACGGGGCCGGGATGCCCTATGGAGACACAGCATTTCCTTAGGGAAGGACCTGGCATGGAGCGTGGAGCTGGATCTGGATGAGAGCATCCTCGTGTGGCACATCGCCACTCATGTCTACATCAAGTGGTACCGGGAAAATATTCCGAGTGGCACAACAATGGATGAGACGGAGAAAATTCGGGGTCTTTTTGACGCAACAGACGCTCTCTGCAATTACATGTTTTATCTGCTGGTCGGCCGGCCCTACATGCTGCCTTACCCTGTTACTCGTCAGAGGTATGTCCAGCTGTGCCATGATTGTAACACTCGTCTGAGAAAAAGACTCTACGTCAATGCCCTGCTCGGTGCCATATTGGAACAGAAGGATGCTTTGATCAGAGGATCTCCAATTCAACCAAATGCTGATGGAGGCATTACTGGTGTTTCTCAGAGCGGAGGCACTGCTCAGCCGTCGGTCAATAATATAGGGGAGTCGATCAACAACACACTTGACCTCGGATGTAAGCTTGCGGCACAGCTGCTCAACACAGCGCAAAGAGATGCTGGGGATGCTCTTAGGTTACTGGAGATGGTCTTTGAAGTGTGGGTGGAGATGCTATGCTACACGGCCTACAACTGCAACGAGAAATCTCATGCCAAAAATCTGACAAACGGTGGTGAGCTCATGACCATCGTTTCCCTTATGATGGTATACAAGTCAAACGGTTTTATCAAAGACaaaagccgccgccgccggcactAG